The following coding sequences are from one Vulpes vulpes isolate BD-2025 chromosome 12, VulVul3, whole genome shotgun sequence window:
- the CAMTA2 gene encoding calmodulin-binding transcription activator 2 isoform X11 produces the protein MNTKDTTEVAENSHHLKIFLPKKLLECLPRCPLLPPERLRWNTNEEIASYLITFEKHDEWLSCAPKTRPQNGSIILYNRKKVKYRKDGYLWKKRKDGKTTREDHMKLKVQGMECLYGCYVHSSIVPTFHRRCYWLLQNPDIVLVHYLNVPALEDCGKGCSPIFCPVSSDRREWLKWSREELLGQLRPMFHGIKWSCGNGTEEFSVEQLVQQILDTHPTKPAPRTHACLCSGGLGSGSLTHKCSSTKHRIISPKVEPRALTLTSVPHPNPPEPPPLIAPLPPELPKAHASPSSSSSSSSSGFAEPLEIRPSPPTSRGGSSRGGTAILLLTGLEQRAGGLTPTRHLAPQADPRPSMSLAVVVGSETSSPPAPPSPAFDPDRFLNSPQRGQTYGGGQGVSPDFPEAEAAHTPCPALEPAAALEPQAAARGPPPLPGASGRRGNRFFIQDDGSGEELKAQGAAPPAPSPHPSPPPSPAPLEPPGRGGRGEALFGGAAGASELEPFGLASFPDLMGELISDEAPGAPVPTTQLSPALSTITDFSPEWSYPEGGVKVLITGPWTEAAEHYSCVFDHIAVPASLVQPGVLRCYCPAHEVGLVSLQVAGREGPLSASVLFEYRARRFLSLPSTQLDWLSLDDNQFRMSILERLEQMEKRMADMAAAGQAPCRSPNTPPIQDEGQGPGFEARVVVLVENMIPRSTWRGPERLAHGSPFRGMSLLHLAAAQGYARLIDTLSQWRSMGTVSLDLEQEADPLNVDHFSCTPLMWACALGHLEAAVLLFRWNRQALSIPDSLGRLPLSVAQSRGHVRLARCLEELQRQEAAAELPLALSPPSSSPDTGLSSVSSPSELSDGTFSVTSAYSSAPDGSPPPAPVLPSEMAMEETMPGQLSSGAPEGPLFLMDCEATNPQEPVPSRPPLPPAPERGAASEEADSPPAVDVIPVDMISLAKQIIEATPERIKREDFVGLPETGAPMRERTGALGLSETMSWLASYLENVDHFPSSAPPSELPLERGRLAVPPAPSWAEFLSASASGKMESDFALLTLSDHEQRELYEAARVIQTAFRKYKGRRLKEQQEVAAAVIQRCYRKYKQLTWIALKFALYKKMTQAAILIQSKFRSYYEQKRFQQSRRAAVLIQQHYRSYRRRPAGTLPARSKGSFLTKKQDQAARKIMRFLRRCRHRMRELKQNQELEGLPQPGLAT, from the exons ATGAATACCAAGGATACCACCGAGGTTGCTG AGAACAGCCACCACCTGAAGATCTTTCTCCCCAAGAAGCTGCTGGAGTGTCTTCCTCGCTGTCCACTGCTGCCTCCAGAGCGGCTACGGTGGAATACAAATGAG GAGATTGCATCCTACTTGATCACCTTTGAGAAGCATGACGAGTGGCTATCCTGTGCCCCGAAGACAAG GCCTCAGAACGGCTCCATCATCCTCTACAACCGCAAGAAGGTGAAATACCGGAAGGACGGTTACCTGTGGAAGAAGCGGAAGGATGGGAAGACCACGAGAGAGGACCATATGAAGCTGAAGGTCCAGGGCATGGAG TGTCTCTATGGCTGCTACGTTCACTCTTCCATCGTCCCCACATTCCATCGGCGCTGCTACTGGCTGCTCCAG AACCCTGACATCGTGCTTGTACACTACCTGAATGTCCCTGCCCTGGAGGACTGTGGAAAAGGCTGCAGCCCCATCTTTTGTCCTGTCAGCAGCGACCGTCGCGAGTGGCTGAAGTGGTCCCGGGAGGAGCTGCTGGGGCAGCTGAGGCCCATGT TTCATGGCATCAAGTGGAGCTGTGGGAATGGGACAGAGGAGTTCTCCGTGGAGCAGCTGGTGCAGCAGATCCTAGACACCCACCCGACCAAGCCCGCACCCCGAACCCATGCCTGCCTCTGCAGTGGGGGTCTCG GTTCCGGGAGCCTCACCCACAAATGCAGCAGCACAAAACACCGCATCATCTCTCCCAAAGTGGAGCCCCGAGCTTTAACCCTGACCTCTGTGCCCCACCCAAACCCCCCTGAGCCCCCTCCACTGATAGCCCCTCTTCCCCCAGAGCTCCCAAAGGCACatgcttccccttcctcttcctcgtcctcttcttcctctggcttTGCAGAACCCCTAGAGATTAGACCTAGCCCCCCCACCTCTCGAGGGGGTTCATCCAGAGGAGGCACCGCAATCCTCCTCCTGACGGGACTGGAGCAGCGTGCGGGGGGCCTGACGCCCACCAGGCACTTGGCTCCCCAGGCTGACCCTAGGCCTTCCATGAGCTTGGCTGTGGTTGTGGGCTCTGAGACCTCTTCCCCACCggctcctcccagccctgcctttgACCCAGATCGTTTTCTCAACAGCCCTCAGAGGGGTCAGACCTATGGAGGGGGCCAGGGGGTAAGCCCAGACTTCCCGGAGGCAGAGGCCGcccacaccccctgccctgccctggagcccGCTGCTGCCCTGGAGCCCCAGGCGGCTGCTCGGGGGCCCCCTCCTCTGCCAGGAGCAAGTGGGAGAAGAGGAAATCGCTTCTTCATTCAAGATgatggcagtggggaggagcTCAAGGCCCAGGGGGCTGCCCCACCTGCACCTTCACCtcatccctcacccccaccttcACCTGCCCCCTTGGAGCCACCAGGccggggaggaagaggggaggccTTGTTTGGAGGAGCTGCAGGGGCCAGCGAACTGGAGCCCTTCGGTCTTGCATCATTCCCTGACCTCATGGGAGAGCTCATCAGCGACGAGGCTCCAGGAGCCCCTGTCCCAACCACCCAGCTCTCTCCAGCTCTTAGCACCATCACAGACTTCTCCCCGGAGTGGTCCTACCCAGAG GGTGGGGTCAAGGTGCTCATCACAGGTCCCTGGACAGAGGCTGCGGAGCATTACTCCTGTGTTTTTGATCACATCGCTGTGCCAGCCTCTCTTGTCCAGCCTGGTGTCCTACGCTGCTACTGTCCTG cccatGAGGTTGGGCTGGTGTCTTTGCAGGTGGCGGGGCGGGAGGGCcccctttctgcctctgtgctcttTGAGTATCGAGCCCGCCGGTTCCTGTCATTGCCTAGTACTCAGCTTGACTGGTTGTCACTGGACG ACAACCAGTTCCGGATGTCCATCCTGGAGCGGCTGGAGCAGATGGAGAAGCGCATGGCTGACATGGCAGCAGctgggcaggctccctgccgcAGTCCCAATACACCTCCAATTCAG GATGAAGGCCAGGGGCCGGGGTTTGAGGCCCGAGTGGTGGTCTTGGTGGAAAACATGATCCCACGCTCGACCTGGAGGGGTCCTGAACGTCTGGCGCATGGAAGCCCCTTCCGGGGCATGAGCCTTCTACACCTGGCTGCTGCCCAGGGCTATGCCCGCCTCATCGACACCCTGAGCCAGTGGCG GAGCATGGGGACAGTGAGCTTGGACTTAGAGCAAGAGGCTGACCCGCTCAACGTGGACCACTTCTCTTGCACCCCGCTG ATGTGGGCTTGTGCCCTGGGGCACTTGGAGGCCGCTGTGCTCCTCTTCCGCTGGAACAGACAGGCGCTGAGCATTCCTGACTCTCTGGGCCGGCTGCCCCTGTCGGTGGCGCAGTCCCGGGGTCACGTGCGCCTGGCCCGCTGCCTCGAGGAACTGCAGAGACAGGAGGCTGCAGCCGAGCTTCCACTtgccctgtccccaccctcctccagcccAGACACAG GACTGAGCAGCGTCTCCTCACCCTCGGAGCTGTCGGATGGTACTTTCTCCGTCACGTCAGCCTACTCCAGCGCCCCAGATGGCagtcctccccccgcccctgtgCTGCCCTCCGAGATGGCTATGGAAGAGACCATGCCAGGCCAGCTCTCCTCCGGTGCCCCTGAGGGCCCCCTATTTCTCATGGACTGTGAAGCCACCAACCCCCAAGAGCCGGTACCCTCACGGcctcctctccccccagccccagagcGTGGGGCTGCCTCAGAGGAAGCAGACAGCCCCCCAGCTGTGGATGTGATCCCG GTGGACATGATCTCACTGGCCAAGCAGATCATCGAAGCCACACCAGAGCGGATTAAACGAGAGGACTTTGTGGGGCTGCCTGAGACTGGAGCACCAATGAGGGAGCGGACAGGGGCCCTGGGGCTCAGCGAGACCATGTCCTGGCTGGCCAGCTACCTGGAGAATGTGGACCATTTCCCCAGCTCAGCCCCTCCCAG CGAACTACCCTTGGAGCGTGGGCGCCTGGCTGTCCCTCCAGCACCCTCCTGGGCAGAGTTTCTGTCCGCCTCTGCCAGCGGCAAGATGGAGAGTGACTTTGCCCTGCTGACGCTGTCGGATCATGAGCAGCGGGAACTGTACGAGGCAGCTCGAGTCATCCAGACAGCCTTCCGAAAGTACAAG GGCCGGAGGCTGAAGGAACAGCAGGAGGTGGCAGCGGCTGTGATCCAGCGCTGCTACCGGAAGTACAAGCAG CTGACCTGGATTGCACTGAAG TTTGCACTCTACAAGAAGATGACCCAGGCGGCCATCCTGATCCAGAGCAAGTTCCGGAGCTACTACGAGCAGAAGCGGTTCCAGCAGAGCCGCCGCGCCGCGGTGCTCATCCAGCAGCACTACCGCTCCTATCGCCGACGACCAGCGGGCACTCTGCCGGCCCGCAGCAA AGGCTCCTTTCTCACCAAGAAGCAGGACCAGGCAGCCCGGAAGATCATGCGCTTCCTGCGGCGCTGCCGACACAG GATGAGGGAACTGAAGCAGAACCAGGAGCTGGAAGGGCTCCCCCAGCCCGGCCTGGCCACCTGA
- the CAMTA2 gene encoding calmodulin-binding transcription activator 2 isoform X10, giving the protein MNTKDTTEVAENSHHLKIFLPKKLLECLPRCPLLPPERLRWNTNEEIASYLITFEKHDEWLSCAPKTRPQNGSIILYNRKKVKYRKDGYLWKKRKDGKTTREDHMKLKVQGMECLYGCYVHSSIVPTFHRRCYWLLQNPDIVLVHYLNVPALEDCGKGCSPIFCPVSSDRREWLKWSREELLGQLRPMFHGIKWSCGNGTEEFSVEQLVQQILDTHPTKPAPRTHACLCSGGLGSGSLTHKCSSTKHRIISPKVEPRALTLTSVPHPNPPEPPPLIAPLPPELPKAHASPSSSSSSSSSGFAEPLEIRPSPPTSRGGSSRGGTAILLLTGLEQRAGGLTPTRHLAPQADPRPSMSLAVVVGSETSSPPAPPSPAFDPDRFLNSPQRGQTYGGGQGVSPDFPEAEAAHTPCPALEPAAALEPQAAARGPPPLPGASGRRGNRFFIQDDGSGEELKAQGAAPPAPSPHPSPPPSPAPLEPPGRGGRGEALFGGAAGASELEPFGLASFPDLMGELISDEAPGAPVPTTQLSPALSTITDFSPEWSYPEGGVKVLITGPWTEAAEHYSCVFDHIAVPASLVQPGVLRCYCPAHEVGLVSLQVAGREGPLSASVLFEYRARRFLSLPSTQLDWLSLDDNQFRMSILERLEQMEKRMADMAAAGQAPCRSPNTPPIQDEGQGPGFEARVVVLVENMIPRSTWRGPERLAHGSPFRGMSLLHLAAAQGYARLIDTLSQWRSMGTVSLDLEQEADPLNVDHFSCTPLMWACALGHLEAAVLLFRWNRQALSIPDSLGRLPLSVAQSRGHVRLARCLEELQRQEAAAELPLALSPPSSSPDTGLSSVSSPSELSDGTFSVTSAYSSAPDGSPPPAPVLPSEMAMEETMPGQLSSGAPEGPLFLMDCEATNPQEPVPSRPPLPPAPERGAASEEADSPPAVDVIPVDMISLAKQIIEATPERIKREDFVGLPETGAPMRERTGALGLSETMSWLASYLENVDHFPSSAPPSELPLERGRLAVPPAPSWAEFLSASASGKMESDFALLTLSDHEQRELYEAARVIQTAFRKYKGRRLKEQQEVAAAVIQRCYRKYKQLTWIALKFALYKKMTQAAILIQSKFRSYYEQKRFQQSRRAAVLIQQHYRSYRRRPAGTLPARSNRGSFLTKKQDQAARKIMRFLRRCRHRMRELKQNQELEGLPQPGLAT; this is encoded by the exons ATGAATACCAAGGATACCACCGAGGTTGCTG AGAACAGCCACCACCTGAAGATCTTTCTCCCCAAGAAGCTGCTGGAGTGTCTTCCTCGCTGTCCACTGCTGCCTCCAGAGCGGCTACGGTGGAATACAAATGAG GAGATTGCATCCTACTTGATCACCTTTGAGAAGCATGACGAGTGGCTATCCTGTGCCCCGAAGACAAG GCCTCAGAACGGCTCCATCATCCTCTACAACCGCAAGAAGGTGAAATACCGGAAGGACGGTTACCTGTGGAAGAAGCGGAAGGATGGGAAGACCACGAGAGAGGACCATATGAAGCTGAAGGTCCAGGGCATGGAG TGTCTCTATGGCTGCTACGTTCACTCTTCCATCGTCCCCACATTCCATCGGCGCTGCTACTGGCTGCTCCAG AACCCTGACATCGTGCTTGTACACTACCTGAATGTCCCTGCCCTGGAGGACTGTGGAAAAGGCTGCAGCCCCATCTTTTGTCCTGTCAGCAGCGACCGTCGCGAGTGGCTGAAGTGGTCCCGGGAGGAGCTGCTGGGGCAGCTGAGGCCCATGT TTCATGGCATCAAGTGGAGCTGTGGGAATGGGACAGAGGAGTTCTCCGTGGAGCAGCTGGTGCAGCAGATCCTAGACACCCACCCGACCAAGCCCGCACCCCGAACCCATGCCTGCCTCTGCAGTGGGGGTCTCG GTTCCGGGAGCCTCACCCACAAATGCAGCAGCACAAAACACCGCATCATCTCTCCCAAAGTGGAGCCCCGAGCTTTAACCCTGACCTCTGTGCCCCACCCAAACCCCCCTGAGCCCCCTCCACTGATAGCCCCTCTTCCCCCAGAGCTCCCAAAGGCACatgcttccccttcctcttcctcgtcctcttcttcctctggcttTGCAGAACCCCTAGAGATTAGACCTAGCCCCCCCACCTCTCGAGGGGGTTCATCCAGAGGAGGCACCGCAATCCTCCTCCTGACGGGACTGGAGCAGCGTGCGGGGGGCCTGACGCCCACCAGGCACTTGGCTCCCCAGGCTGACCCTAGGCCTTCCATGAGCTTGGCTGTGGTTGTGGGCTCTGAGACCTCTTCCCCACCggctcctcccagccctgcctttgACCCAGATCGTTTTCTCAACAGCCCTCAGAGGGGTCAGACCTATGGAGGGGGCCAGGGGGTAAGCCCAGACTTCCCGGAGGCAGAGGCCGcccacaccccctgccctgccctggagcccGCTGCTGCCCTGGAGCCCCAGGCGGCTGCTCGGGGGCCCCCTCCTCTGCCAGGAGCAAGTGGGAGAAGAGGAAATCGCTTCTTCATTCAAGATgatggcagtggggaggagcTCAAGGCCCAGGGGGCTGCCCCACCTGCACCTTCACCtcatccctcacccccaccttcACCTGCCCCCTTGGAGCCACCAGGccggggaggaagaggggaggccTTGTTTGGAGGAGCTGCAGGGGCCAGCGAACTGGAGCCCTTCGGTCTTGCATCATTCCCTGACCTCATGGGAGAGCTCATCAGCGACGAGGCTCCAGGAGCCCCTGTCCCAACCACCCAGCTCTCTCCAGCTCTTAGCACCATCACAGACTTCTCCCCGGAGTGGTCCTACCCAGAG GGTGGGGTCAAGGTGCTCATCACAGGTCCCTGGACAGAGGCTGCGGAGCATTACTCCTGTGTTTTTGATCACATCGCTGTGCCAGCCTCTCTTGTCCAGCCTGGTGTCCTACGCTGCTACTGTCCTG cccatGAGGTTGGGCTGGTGTCTTTGCAGGTGGCGGGGCGGGAGGGCcccctttctgcctctgtgctcttTGAGTATCGAGCCCGCCGGTTCCTGTCATTGCCTAGTACTCAGCTTGACTGGTTGTCACTGGACG ACAACCAGTTCCGGATGTCCATCCTGGAGCGGCTGGAGCAGATGGAGAAGCGCATGGCTGACATGGCAGCAGctgggcaggctccctgccgcAGTCCCAATACACCTCCAATTCAG GATGAAGGCCAGGGGCCGGGGTTTGAGGCCCGAGTGGTGGTCTTGGTGGAAAACATGATCCCACGCTCGACCTGGAGGGGTCCTGAACGTCTGGCGCATGGAAGCCCCTTCCGGGGCATGAGCCTTCTACACCTGGCTGCTGCCCAGGGCTATGCCCGCCTCATCGACACCCTGAGCCAGTGGCG GAGCATGGGGACAGTGAGCTTGGACTTAGAGCAAGAGGCTGACCCGCTCAACGTGGACCACTTCTCTTGCACCCCGCTG ATGTGGGCTTGTGCCCTGGGGCACTTGGAGGCCGCTGTGCTCCTCTTCCGCTGGAACAGACAGGCGCTGAGCATTCCTGACTCTCTGGGCCGGCTGCCCCTGTCGGTGGCGCAGTCCCGGGGTCACGTGCGCCTGGCCCGCTGCCTCGAGGAACTGCAGAGACAGGAGGCTGCAGCCGAGCTTCCACTtgccctgtccccaccctcctccagcccAGACACAG GACTGAGCAGCGTCTCCTCACCCTCGGAGCTGTCGGATGGTACTTTCTCCGTCACGTCAGCCTACTCCAGCGCCCCAGATGGCagtcctccccccgcccctgtgCTGCCCTCCGAGATGGCTATGGAAGAGACCATGCCAGGCCAGCTCTCCTCCGGTGCCCCTGAGGGCCCCCTATTTCTCATGGACTGTGAAGCCACCAACCCCCAAGAGCCGGTACCCTCACGGcctcctctccccccagccccagagcGTGGGGCTGCCTCAGAGGAAGCAGACAGCCCCCCAGCTGTGGATGTGATCCCG GTGGACATGATCTCACTGGCCAAGCAGATCATCGAAGCCACACCAGAGCGGATTAAACGAGAGGACTTTGTGGGGCTGCCTGAGACTGGAGCACCAATGAGGGAGCGGACAGGGGCCCTGGGGCTCAGCGAGACCATGTCCTGGCTGGCCAGCTACCTGGAGAATGTGGACCATTTCCCCAGCTCAGCCCCTCCCAG CGAACTACCCTTGGAGCGTGGGCGCCTGGCTGTCCCTCCAGCACCCTCCTGGGCAGAGTTTCTGTCCGCCTCTGCCAGCGGCAAGATGGAGAGTGACTTTGCCCTGCTGACGCTGTCGGATCATGAGCAGCGGGAACTGTACGAGGCAGCTCGAGTCATCCAGACAGCCTTCCGAAAGTACAAG GGCCGGAGGCTGAAGGAACAGCAGGAGGTGGCAGCGGCTGTGATCCAGCGCTGCTACCGGAAGTACAAGCAG CTGACCTGGATTGCACTGAAG TTTGCACTCTACAAGAAGATGACCCAGGCGGCCATCCTGATCCAGAGCAAGTTCCGGAGCTACTACGAGCAGAAGCGGTTCCAGCAGAGCCGCCGCGCCGCGGTGCTCATCCAGCAGCACTACCGCTCCTATCGCCGACGACCAGCGGGCACTCTGCCGGCCCGCAGCAA CAGAGGCTCCTTTCTCACCAAGAAGCAGGACCAGGCAGCCCGGAAGATCATGCGCTTCCTGCGGCGCTGCCGACACAG GATGAGGGAACTGAAGCAGAACCAGGAGCTGGAAGGGCTCCCCCAGCCCGGCCTGGCCACCTGA
- the CAMTA2 gene encoding calmodulin-binding transcription activator 2 isoform X15: MNTKDTTEVAENSHHLKIFLPKKLLECLPRCPLLPPERLRWNTNEEIASYLITFEKHDEWLSCAPKTRPQNGSIILYNRKKVKYRKDGYLWKKRKDGKTTREDHMKLKVQGMECLYGCYVHSSIVPTFHRRCYWLLQNPDIVLVHYLNVPALEDCGKGCSPIFCPVSSDRREWLKWSREELLGQLRPMFHGIKWSCGNGTEEFSVEQLVQQILDTHPTKPAPRTHACLCSGGLGSGSLTHKCSSTKHRIISPKVEPRALTLTSVPHPNPPEPPPLIAPLPPELPKAHASPSSSSSSSSSGFAEPLEIRPSPPTSRGGSSRGGTAILLLTGLEQRAGGLTPTRHLAPQADPRPSMSLAVVVGSETSSPPAPPSPAFDPDRFLNSPQRGQTYGGGQGVSPDFPEAEAAHTPCPALEPAAALEPQAAARGPPPLPGASGRRGNRFFIQDDGSGEELKAQGAAPPAPSPHPSPPPSPAPLEPPGRGGRGEALFGGAAGASELEPFGLASFPDLMGELISDEAPGAPVPTTQLSPALSTITDFSPEWSYPEGGVKVLITGPWTEAAEHYSCVFDHIAVPASLVQPGVLRCYCPAHEVGLVSLQVAGREGPLSASVLFEYRARRFLSLPSTQLDWLSLDDNQFRMSILERLEQMEKRMADMAAAGQAPCRSPNTPPIQDEGQGPGFEARVVVLVENMIPRSTWRGPERLAHGSPFRGMSLLHLAAAQGYARLIDTLSQWRSMGTVSLDLEQEADPLNVDHFSCTPLMWACALGHLEAAVLLFRWNRQALSIPDSLGRLPLSVAQSRGHVRLARCLEELQRQEAAAELPLALSPPSSSPDTGLSSVSSPSELSDGTFSVTSAYSSAPDGSPPPAPVLPSEMAMEETMPGQLSSGAPEGPLFLMDCEATNPQEPVPSRPPLPPAPERGAASEEADSPPAVDVIPVDMISLAKQIIEATPERIKREDFVGLPETGAPMRERTGALGLSETMSWLASYLENVDHFPSSAPPSELPLERGRLAVPPAPSWAEFLSASASGKMESDFALLTLSDHEQRELYEAARVIQTAFRKYKGRRLKEQQEVAAAVIQRCYRKYKQFALYKKMTQAAILIQSKFRSYYEQKRFQQSRRAAVLIQQHYRSYRRRPAGTLPARSNRGSFLTKKQDQAARKIMRFLRRCRHRMRELKQNQELEGLPQPGLAT; encoded by the exons ATGAATACCAAGGATACCACCGAGGTTGCTG AGAACAGCCACCACCTGAAGATCTTTCTCCCCAAGAAGCTGCTGGAGTGTCTTCCTCGCTGTCCACTGCTGCCTCCAGAGCGGCTACGGTGGAATACAAATGAG GAGATTGCATCCTACTTGATCACCTTTGAGAAGCATGACGAGTGGCTATCCTGTGCCCCGAAGACAAG GCCTCAGAACGGCTCCATCATCCTCTACAACCGCAAGAAGGTGAAATACCGGAAGGACGGTTACCTGTGGAAGAAGCGGAAGGATGGGAAGACCACGAGAGAGGACCATATGAAGCTGAAGGTCCAGGGCATGGAG TGTCTCTATGGCTGCTACGTTCACTCTTCCATCGTCCCCACATTCCATCGGCGCTGCTACTGGCTGCTCCAG AACCCTGACATCGTGCTTGTACACTACCTGAATGTCCCTGCCCTGGAGGACTGTGGAAAAGGCTGCAGCCCCATCTTTTGTCCTGTCAGCAGCGACCGTCGCGAGTGGCTGAAGTGGTCCCGGGAGGAGCTGCTGGGGCAGCTGAGGCCCATGT TTCATGGCATCAAGTGGAGCTGTGGGAATGGGACAGAGGAGTTCTCCGTGGAGCAGCTGGTGCAGCAGATCCTAGACACCCACCCGACCAAGCCCGCACCCCGAACCCATGCCTGCCTCTGCAGTGGGGGTCTCG GTTCCGGGAGCCTCACCCACAAATGCAGCAGCACAAAACACCGCATCATCTCTCCCAAAGTGGAGCCCCGAGCTTTAACCCTGACCTCTGTGCCCCACCCAAACCCCCCTGAGCCCCCTCCACTGATAGCCCCTCTTCCCCCAGAGCTCCCAAAGGCACatgcttccccttcctcttcctcgtcctcttcttcctctggcttTGCAGAACCCCTAGAGATTAGACCTAGCCCCCCCACCTCTCGAGGGGGTTCATCCAGAGGAGGCACCGCAATCCTCCTCCTGACGGGACTGGAGCAGCGTGCGGGGGGCCTGACGCCCACCAGGCACTTGGCTCCCCAGGCTGACCCTAGGCCTTCCATGAGCTTGGCTGTGGTTGTGGGCTCTGAGACCTCTTCCCCACCggctcctcccagccctgcctttgACCCAGATCGTTTTCTCAACAGCCCTCAGAGGGGTCAGACCTATGGAGGGGGCCAGGGGGTAAGCCCAGACTTCCCGGAGGCAGAGGCCGcccacaccccctgccctgccctggagcccGCTGCTGCCCTGGAGCCCCAGGCGGCTGCTCGGGGGCCCCCTCCTCTGCCAGGAGCAAGTGGGAGAAGAGGAAATCGCTTCTTCATTCAAGATgatggcagtggggaggagcTCAAGGCCCAGGGGGCTGCCCCACCTGCACCTTCACCtcatccctcacccccaccttcACCTGCCCCCTTGGAGCCACCAGGccggggaggaagaggggaggccTTGTTTGGAGGAGCTGCAGGGGCCAGCGAACTGGAGCCCTTCGGTCTTGCATCATTCCCTGACCTCATGGGAGAGCTCATCAGCGACGAGGCTCCAGGAGCCCCTGTCCCAACCACCCAGCTCTCTCCAGCTCTTAGCACCATCACAGACTTCTCCCCGGAGTGGTCCTACCCAGAG GGTGGGGTCAAGGTGCTCATCACAGGTCCCTGGACAGAGGCTGCGGAGCATTACTCCTGTGTTTTTGATCACATCGCTGTGCCAGCCTCTCTTGTCCAGCCTGGTGTCCTACGCTGCTACTGTCCTG cccatGAGGTTGGGCTGGTGTCTTTGCAGGTGGCGGGGCGGGAGGGCcccctttctgcctctgtgctcttTGAGTATCGAGCCCGCCGGTTCCTGTCATTGCCTAGTACTCAGCTTGACTGGTTGTCACTGGACG ACAACCAGTTCCGGATGTCCATCCTGGAGCGGCTGGAGCAGATGGAGAAGCGCATGGCTGACATGGCAGCAGctgggcaggctccctgccgcAGTCCCAATACACCTCCAATTCAG GATGAAGGCCAGGGGCCGGGGTTTGAGGCCCGAGTGGTGGTCTTGGTGGAAAACATGATCCCACGCTCGACCTGGAGGGGTCCTGAACGTCTGGCGCATGGAAGCCCCTTCCGGGGCATGAGCCTTCTACACCTGGCTGCTGCCCAGGGCTATGCCCGCCTCATCGACACCCTGAGCCAGTGGCG GAGCATGGGGACAGTGAGCTTGGACTTAGAGCAAGAGGCTGACCCGCTCAACGTGGACCACTTCTCTTGCACCCCGCTG ATGTGGGCTTGTGCCCTGGGGCACTTGGAGGCCGCTGTGCTCCTCTTCCGCTGGAACAGACAGGCGCTGAGCATTCCTGACTCTCTGGGCCGGCTGCCCCTGTCGGTGGCGCAGTCCCGGGGTCACGTGCGCCTGGCCCGCTGCCTCGAGGAACTGCAGAGACAGGAGGCTGCAGCCGAGCTTCCACTtgccctgtccccaccctcctccagcccAGACACAG GACTGAGCAGCGTCTCCTCACCCTCGGAGCTGTCGGATGGTACTTTCTCCGTCACGTCAGCCTACTCCAGCGCCCCAGATGGCagtcctccccccgcccctgtgCTGCCCTCCGAGATGGCTATGGAAGAGACCATGCCAGGCCAGCTCTCCTCCGGTGCCCCTGAGGGCCCCCTATTTCTCATGGACTGTGAAGCCACCAACCCCCAAGAGCCGGTACCCTCACGGcctcctctccccccagccccagagcGTGGGGCTGCCTCAGAGGAAGCAGACAGCCCCCCAGCTGTGGATGTGATCCCG GTGGACATGATCTCACTGGCCAAGCAGATCATCGAAGCCACACCAGAGCGGATTAAACGAGAGGACTTTGTGGGGCTGCCTGAGACTGGAGCACCAATGAGGGAGCGGACAGGGGCCCTGGGGCTCAGCGAGACCATGTCCTGGCTGGCCAGCTACCTGGAGAATGTGGACCATTTCCCCAGCTCAGCCCCTCCCAG CGAACTACCCTTGGAGCGTGGGCGCCTGGCTGTCCCTCCAGCACCCTCCTGGGCAGAGTTTCTGTCCGCCTCTGCCAGCGGCAAGATGGAGAGTGACTTTGCCCTGCTGACGCTGTCGGATCATGAGCAGCGGGAACTGTACGAGGCAGCTCGAGTCATCCAGACAGCCTTCCGAAAGTACAAG GGCCGGAGGCTGAAGGAACAGCAGGAGGTGGCAGCGGCTGTGATCCAGCGCTGCTACCGGAAGTACAAGCAG TTTGCACTCTACAAGAAGATGACCCAGGCGGCCATCCTGATCCAGAGCAAGTTCCGGAGCTACTACGAGCAGAAGCGGTTCCAGCAGAGCCGCCGCGCCGCGGTGCTCATCCAGCAGCACTACCGCTCCTATCGCCGACGACCAGCGGGCACTCTGCCGGCCCGCAGCAA CAGAGGCTCCTTTCTCACCAAGAAGCAGGACCAGGCAGCCCGGAAGATCATGCGCTTCCTGCGGCGCTGCCGACACAG GATGAGGGAACTGAAGCAGAACCAGGAGCTGGAAGGGCTCCCCCAGCCCGGCCTGGCCACCTGA